The following proteins are co-located in the Gordonia polyisoprenivorans genome:
- a CDS encoding histidine phosphatase family protein — protein MARLHLVRHGETTSNVMRRLDTALPGAALTDFGVRQGVRYGLENRGIIAEHPQRPAVLVSSLARRAQQTAELISSVWEVEPRIVEGIHEVQAGELEDRSDDEAHGVFRDVLDAWYSGAPDTRIPGGESLQMVYDRYLPAIDELAATYLSGPDATDVVVVSHGAAIRLVAARLAGIDGKFAAATHLPNTGSVELEYRDGLWVCHRWGASRAPFDEAVDEPLVVTDDSVGDNPMG, from the coding sequence ATGGCCCGGTTGCACCTGGTACGGCACGGTGAGACGACGTCGAATGTGATGCGTCGCCTCGACACCGCGTTACCGGGAGCCGCGCTCACCGATTTCGGTGTCCGCCAAGGTGTTCGATACGGTCTGGAGAACCGCGGCATCATCGCCGAACACCCGCAGCGCCCGGCCGTCCTGGTCAGCTCACTGGCGCGGCGCGCCCAGCAGACCGCCGAACTGATCAGCTCGGTGTGGGAGGTGGAGCCGCGCATCGTCGAGGGCATCCACGAGGTGCAGGCCGGTGAACTGGAGGACCGCAGCGACGACGAGGCGCACGGGGTGTTCCGGGATGTCCTCGACGCCTGGTACTCCGGCGCCCCCGACACCCGCATCCCGGGCGGCGAATCGCTGCAGATGGTGTACGACCGCTACCTGCCGGCCATCGACGAACTCGCCGCCACCTACCTGAGCGGTCCCGACGCCACCGACGTGGTCGTCGTCAGCCACGGTGCGGCCATCCGGCTCGTCGCCGCACGGTTGGCGGGGATCGACGGGAAGTTCGCCGCCGCAACGCATCTGCCGAACACCGGCAGCGTCGAACTCGAGTATCGCGACGGTCTGTGGGTGTGCCATCGGTGGGGCGCCAGCCGGGCGCCGTTCGACGAGGCC
- the pheA gene encoding prephenate dehydratase, translated as MTQFAYFGPPGTFTEMALDKFLADASLLSALTGGTASNIDKQPEKSPVATIEAVRSGRAEFACVPIESSLEGSVPATMDALVPDPRAVVPRVQVFAECDLDIAFTIAARPGTAVADVRTIAAYPVASAQVRESIEKLFPGAEFVTATSNAAAAVDAADGRADAAVSTRLAAESSGLGVLADGVCDAADAVTRFLLIGRPSAPLPRTGADRSSVILELANEPGSLMSAMNEFASRGIDLTRIQSRPRRDLERGVTMPGQYRFFLDAVGHVDDAAIAEALQALHRRSERITFLGSWPMGSGGGTPPPDHDADAQWLARIRRGED; from the coding sequence GTGACACAGTTCGCGTACTTCGGCCCGCCGGGAACCTTCACCGAGATGGCCCTCGACAAGTTCCTCGCCGACGCGTCACTTCTGTCTGCACTGACCGGTGGCACCGCGAGCAACATCGACAAGCAGCCCGAGAAGAGTCCGGTCGCCACCATCGAGGCGGTCCGATCCGGTCGCGCCGAGTTCGCATGCGTGCCGATCGAGAGCTCGCTGGAGGGGTCGGTGCCGGCCACGATGGACGCGCTGGTGCCCGACCCCCGCGCCGTGGTGCCGCGCGTGCAGGTCTTCGCCGAATGCGACCTCGACATCGCCTTCACCATCGCCGCCCGTCCAGGCACCGCTGTCGCCGATGTGCGCACGATCGCCGCGTACCCGGTGGCCTCGGCGCAGGTACGGGAAAGCATCGAAAAGCTGTTCCCGGGAGCTGAATTCGTCACCGCGACGTCCAACGCGGCGGCCGCGGTCGACGCTGCCGACGGGCGCGCCGACGCGGCGGTATCCACCCGGCTCGCCGCGGAATCGTCCGGGCTGGGGGTGTTGGCCGACGGAGTGTGTGATGCCGCCGACGCCGTCACCCGATTCCTGCTCATCGGGCGTCCGTCCGCGCCGCTGCCACGCACCGGGGCGGACCGCTCGTCGGTGATCCTCGAACTGGCCAACGAGCCCGGCAGCCTCATGTCGGCGATGAACGAATTTGCTTCGCGGGGAATCGATCTCACCCGAATCCAGTCCCGACCGCGGCGCGACCTCGAACGTGGGGTGACCATGCCCGGGCAGTACCGGTTCTTCCTCGATGCGGTCGGCCACGTCGACGACGCCGCGATCGCCGAGGCGTTGCAGGCGCTGCACCGGCGCTCCGAGCGGATAACGTTTCTCGGTTCGTGGCCGATGGGCAGTGGTGGTGGCACCCCGCCGCCCGACCATGACGCCGACGCGCAGTGGTTGGCCCGGATACGCAGAGGAGAGGACTGA
- a CDS encoding winged helix-turn-helix transcriptional regulator encodes MRSYGQYCGLARSLEVVGDRWNLLIVRELLMSPARYRDLLDRLPGIATNLLASRLRDLETAGVLERRLTGTGSTVEYALTPWGAQLREPIEGFIRWSTPLMIRGPEGDEFRLEWLALAVPALLDRRVTDRSAPTIGLDVGDEPLQLRTTRYGFEVLPHDGRDLVATVRAEPAYVLGLAAGAFTLDDALALSLIEIDGDESAVRAAFAA; translated from the coding sequence ATGCGTAGCTACGGCCAGTACTGCGGGCTCGCTCGATCGCTCGAAGTGGTCGGCGACCGATGGAACCTGCTGATCGTGCGCGAACTTCTGATGTCCCCGGCTCGCTATCGCGACCTTCTCGACCGGCTTCCCGGCATCGCGACCAACCTGCTCGCCAGTCGACTCCGCGATCTCGAGACCGCCGGCGTTCTCGAACGCCGGCTGACGGGCACGGGCAGCACCGTCGAGTACGCGTTGACGCCGTGGGGCGCGCAGCTACGCGAACCCATCGAGGGCTTCATCCGCTGGTCGACTCCGTTGATGATCCGCGGCCCGGAGGGCGACGAATTCCGGCTCGAATGGCTGGCCCTCGCCGTTCCGGCGTTGCTCGACAGGCGCGTGACCGACCGCTCGGCCCCGACGATCGGGCTTGACGTGGGTGACGAACCGCTGCAATTGCGAACGACGCGTTACGGATTCGAGGTCTTGCCGCACGACGGTCGCGACCTCGTCGCCACGGTGCGCGCCGAGCCCGCCTACGTTCTCGGGCTGGCCGCAGGCGCCTTCACTCTCGACGACGCACTGGCGCTGTCGCTGATCGAGATCGACGGCGACGAGTCGGCGGTGCGCGCCGCATTCGCTGCGTGA
- a CDS encoding DUF6461 domain-containing protein → MERQITYEDYLWTENAGTAGEFQAFCLSLVENANVDDVLAQLPVIEDLGSMNFREELRFRSYDDWDPERSLVGLFQHDSWTVLFEVNGFAGVTPQIALPLSNGRRIVSHYYSDGNGSGTFKIYEDGRLAASFEPTLGIVDLWTDEPNMSTTLSTLMRKSGFDQAPNDHLLDGRKHNRAATFALMERLTGVQLQPTAIADATFTFVRVQLPRP, encoded by the coding sequence ATGGAACGACAGATAACGTACGAAGACTACCTCTGGACAGAAAACGCAGGCACCGCCGGAGAGTTCCAAGCCTTTTGCCTTTCCCTCGTCGAGAACGCGAACGTTGATGACGTGCTCGCTCAGCTTCCGGTAATCGAGGATCTGGGATCTATGAATTTCCGGGAAGAGCTGCGATTCCGCTCCTACGACGACTGGGACCCAGAGAGATCGCTGGTCGGGCTGTTCCAGCATGATTCGTGGACAGTCCTGTTCGAGGTCAACGGATTCGCCGGAGTCACTCCCCAGATCGCTCTACCCTTGTCCAACGGACGTCGTATCGTAAGTCACTACTACAGCGACGGTAACGGCAGCGGCACCTTCAAGATCTACGAAGACGGACGGCTCGCAGCAAGTTTCGAACCAACACTCGGCATTGTTGACCTGTGGACCGACGAACCGAACATGTCGACCACCCTATCCACCTTGATGCGAAAATCCGGCTTTGACCAAGCACCGAATGACCACTTACTGGACGGCAGGAAGCACAACCGCGCAGCAACATTCGCGCTGATGGAACGGCTGACCGGGGTTCAGCTGCAACCAACGGCCATCGCGGATGCCACATTTACATTTGTCCGCGTGCAGTTGCCGCGCCCATAA
- a CDS encoding DUF2470 domain-containing protein has product MTRAITDRPSDAEVIATACRRADAAMLAMEDPTQTSSSEPTPVDLVHLFESQAFLLVPTDCEAIVMAGDAADGVPAMVEITDCAPIDLRERVRSLVWLNGTAHAVPRNLERDLAVEIATEHPNGGLLDIGHGRSMIRLQVDRAVVASSSGAAAVAAGELAVADPDPFWEYEGEWIAHLDADHADVVGQLARKLPRDLRKGRVRPLGLDRFGIRFRVEGADGDADVRLPFPRPVTDVGELSRALRSLAGCPFMNSLPD; this is encoded by the coding sequence ATGACACGTGCCATCACCGACCGCCCGTCGGACGCCGAGGTGATCGCGACGGCCTGCCGCCGGGCCGATGCGGCCATGCTCGCCATGGAGGATCCGACACAAACATCGAGCAGTGAACCGACGCCGGTGGATCTGGTGCATCTGTTCGAGTCGCAGGCGTTCTTGCTCGTCCCCACCGACTGCGAGGCGATCGTCATGGCCGGCGACGCCGCCGACGGGGTGCCGGCGATGGTCGAGATCACCGACTGCGCACCTATCGACCTGCGCGAACGCGTCCGATCACTGGTCTGGCTGAACGGCACCGCCCACGCAGTGCCCCGCAACCTCGAGCGTGACCTGGCCGTCGAGATCGCCACCGAGCACCCCAACGGCGGCCTGCTCGACATCGGTCACGGCCGGTCGATGATCCGGCTGCAGGTCGATCGCGCCGTCGTCGCGAGCAGTTCTGGTGCCGCGGCCGTCGCGGCCGGCGAACTCGCCGTCGCCGATCCCGACCCGTTCTGGGAGTACGAGGGCGAGTGGATCGCCCACCTCGACGCCGACCACGCCGACGTCGTCGGCCAACTCGCCCGCAAACTCCCGCGCGACCTGCGCAAAGGCCGCGTGCGTCCGCTCGGACTCGACCGCTTCGGCATCCGCTTCCGCGTCGAGGGCGCCGACGGCGACGCCGACGTCCGCCTCCCCTTCCCCCGCCCGGTCACCGACGTCGGCGAACTCTCCCGAGCGCTGCGCTCCCTGGCCGGCTGCCCGTTCATGAACAGCCTGCCGGACTGA
- a CDS encoding SMI1/KNR4 family protein, with translation MSRQVVNWEYLIARQRQLNDALVASGLFDEDIATITYPPAPESEIVAAEERLGVHLDPHYRELLQITNGWRHLYRWQNLLPAGDLGADIHNDNVIQSWHAVEEGHRAFWTSGGDPANDPDGYPGYQRLLPIGVKDPGIGGLLVIAAIPATEPAPTTPGVVFDTADDPLVTYPNLAAYIQARSDDDYQLLQTHGISI, from the coding sequence GTGAGCCGTCAAGTGGTGAACTGGGAATATCTCATTGCCCGTCAGCGGCAGCTCAACGACGCGCTCGTCGCGTCCGGGCTGTTCGACGAGGACATCGCCACGATCACCTACCCTCCTGCACCCGAATCTGAGATCGTCGCGGCAGAGGAACGTCTCGGTGTGCATCTCGATCCCCACTACCGGGAACTGCTACAGATCACCAACGGGTGGCGACACCTCTACCGGTGGCAGAACCTGCTACCCGCCGGCGACCTCGGCGCCGACATCCACAACGACAACGTGATCCAGTCCTGGCACGCCGTCGAAGAGGGACACAGAGCATTCTGGACTTCCGGCGGCGATCCGGCGAATGACCCCGACGGATATCCCGGCTACCAACGTTTGCTGCCCATCGGGGTGAAAGACCCAGGGATCGGTGGACTGCTGGTCATCGCAGCCATACCCGCCACCGAACCCGCGCCCACAACCCCCGGAGTCGTGTTCGACACCGCCGACGACCCACTCGTCACCTACCCGAACCTCGCCGCCTACATCCAGGCACGCAGCGACGACGACTACCAGCTACTCCAGACCCACGGAATCAGCATCTAA